AGTTGATAGATAACTTTGTTTTAGAAAGGAAAAAATGCATAAttgtttcctttctttttcttcttttctcctcCTTGCAGATTCCTGAAGAGGTATGAACACTTCAACAATTTCTTTGTTTCATAGGTTTGCCTACATCTTTAAAGGCATGTATACTTCCATAAactgatcatttatttttaaaacagaagGTTGAATTATCCTCTAGATTATTAACAGTGGGATCATTTTGTGGACCATTTCCATCTTGTCTGCAGTATGCCGGCTGTCAGAACGTTCACCTCAAAAAGGACTTCTTCCTAAACCACTCATCGTCTGCCCGCTCTGAGACCTTCATCAACCTGCGGGAGGTGAGCACTCGTCTCCGCCTGCCTCCCGGTGAATACATCATCGTCCCCTCCACCTTCGAACCCAGCCAGGAGGCTGATTTCGTCCTACGAGTCTTCACCGAAAAGCAGTCAGAGAcggagtgagtgtgtgttcattTTTGAAATAGAACCCAATAATTTAAATGTAGACATTTTTTACTCCCCTCGTGTTATTTCTGTCTAATTTTTCCACTGAGAGTGGACAGAGATTTCATACATTCATAAATGCAATACAGTCTATTACAGTACATACAAATGAtcatcattttttatgttttaatataattttagaatAATGTACTAAATGTACTTTATGTAACTATATAGTGTCATATGCACTACTTAGATGATGCAGTTATTTTCTTGTGTCATATTTCCTATTGTGTTGCCTTGAAAAAAGAAAATTCGATTTGGAATGAAATTAGGATTAGTACATTTGATTCTCTCACAACTTTTCCTTTTTTCATCAAAGGGAGTTGGATGACGAGATATCAGCTGACCTGGAGGATGAGGTAAGATTTTGGATCCAAATTAGAAAACAAATGCCATATACTTTCaacttttttaataaacatgGCTCCTTTGGGGTTTTTTTGTAGGCAGAGATTACAGAAGATGATATTGATGACTCTTTCAAGTCCTTGTTTGCCCAGCTGGCTGGAGAGgtgaataaatacatacatgtaaaaccctgtttatctaagGTCTGCTGATGttataacattacatttaaatattaactttagaatttttttttcctcttgttttaGGATATGGAGATATCTGTCCGTGAACTCAGAACTATTCTCAACAGAGTAGTTTCCAAACGTGAGTAATGCTATTTTGCCCACACTTGCGGTCAACACAGTCAAAATGGACCTGTTTATCAGATTTGAATGAACGGTTTCGCTCTTAGACAAGGATCTAAAGACAGATGGCTTCAGCATGGAGTCCTGCAGAACTATGGTAAACCTCTTGGATGTATCCTTCACTCTGGGGTTAAATACAAGTTAAGGTCTATTTACAGCATCTCTGTCATTCTCTCGATCACTATGGAAAATCATTTTGACTcattcttgagttggtaaaaacAAGCAACAGCCCTCTTTAATTATAGATGATTAAAAGAAGAAACCTGAAAACTTAGAGGCTATGTTTATTGGCTTTAAATGCAGATGACAGCGAATATTTGTGCAGGATATGTTAATAAGAAGCATTTATTCGGGTATATTGCCTCGCCAAATTCTTTTCTGTGATAAGTAACATCTGATTTGTTGTGATCAGACAACCAGTATCTGTTTCTACTCTTGACTCCGTTCATCAGAAAGATGGTAGTGCGCGGTTGGGTTTAGTAGAGTTCCAGATCCTCTGGAACAAAGTAAGGAAGTTGCTGGTGAGTGTCTTGggtcaaccttttttttttactgatttcacACACTATGAAATGTTCATAGCTCCTTTAGTATagtgttcaaaataaatatttcatgcttttttttctttcactcagGGGATCTTCAGAGAGTTTGATATTGATCAATCAGGAACTATGAGTTCTTATGAGATGCGTATGGCTGTAGAATCAGCAGGTAAAAGAGACATTCATTTCATTAAAAGGGGGCAGGAACTTGAATGAATTGAGATCATTTACTGTTCATAAATGTTTGTCACGATTCaggattttaatataatttcttattttttatctacaaagatgcaataaattgttcaaaatgtgacagtaaaggcatttataatatcacaaaatatttatatttcaaataaatactgttctatacatcaaaaaaatccttaaaaagattcagctttgccatcacaggaacaaattacacTTAAAAGTTATCagtatcacaatattactgtttttactgtatcctAATAGTGAGCATAACACATATTATAcatttcattacaaaaaaaattatttcaaccccacatttttaaatgatgtatatatgtataagttAGTCTCTTGTACACTTTCCTCACAGGCTTTAAGCTCAATAACAGACTCAACCAGATTCTTGTAGCCAGATACGCTGAGAACGAGGTCATCGATTTTGATAACTTCGTCTGCTGCTTGATCAAACTGGAAACTATGTTCAGtaggtttttctttttgtatcacgtaatatattttcttaaatatacccAAAATGCTTTATCCCAGCTTGGTTTTCATGGTTTTGAACTTCCTTGTAGGGACCTTTCAGCAGTTGGACATGGATGGAACAGGAACGGCTGAGATGAACCTATCTGAGGTGCTCTGGATTGATTTCATTGAAGTCAAATGTTAAAACAAACCATCTGCAAAACACTAATCTCTCATTGTCTTTTGCTGTGCAGTGGCTCTTCATGACCATGTGTGGTTGAGGTAGTCTATTTCATGAGCGTCCAACTCAAGAACCTGCTGGAAAGTGCCTCAATGCTGAACTCCTCGTGCAACCATACCACTATAACCTCATTAGAATACAGCGCTACTAGGTTTTAAAggatttatttttctctcagtATTACATATTGCAGTTACACTACAAAGAAAACCCTTCTAGTGTGAAACACAAGAAAGAAGACCTCCACTCACCGCTGCTGTAATGACTGAGAAACATCATGTGCATGGGATAAATATCAAGCGAGGGTTTGTTTTGTGTATTGCCCGAACAGAAGACCGAGCTTTATTTCAAAAGGCTGTCTATAAATTGTGccatgggggaaaaaataaagaacagCACTGTATGTTCTCCAATAAAGTGAACTTATGCATCCTATGAAAAAAGCTTTAGATGCACAATGTGTAATTGTGTAGATAGTCATTGATTTCCTATAAACAGAGCTTCAGAATAAACTCTGCGGTTATGCTAAACTTGCATAACAAACTGTTTTGTTTCATATGTTCTGAAAACAAATCCTAAACCCTGAAATGTTCTTACAAGTCATATTGGAGCATTTAATGATGATTTGtgtgaaatttatttttaaacctgTTTATGTTAGTAATTTGGAATTAtcacataattctgactttttttgcacaaaattgcaagatataactTCACAGTTCTGTGGGGGAAAAAATCAGAATCGCAATATATAAATGAACAAGTCTGAGGGGAAAAAATCCGATATGCAAGATACAAACGTAATTTCtgactttttcttgcaattcagttttttcttcataatcaaaaaatttaaaagtaattaGAACTTTACCTTAGAATTCTTATCTCTCCCACAATTCTTACTTTTTCATAATTGCAAGTCCTGAGAAACCATTTAAAGTCCAAATGCTGTTTCATAAACTAAAActaatctgaattgtgagagaaaaaaaaaagttgcatttacttttttttgtccCATGGTGGAAAATGGCACACTTTAATCCAGTTGATGTACCATTCTCTGCAAAATCTTAAGTAATTATAGTATTACAAAGTTTCATCCACatgttttattacaaattattccacAAGTAATCATGAAAGCTAATTTCCTGAATGGCATGAAggatttatatacatttacaaagtTAAGTAGTTAAACATAGGAGACATATTTTAGGATTTGTCCTCCTAGAATACAAAAACACCAATTTAAACAAATCTCTGAGCAATGGCTAACAGTTTAGAGTATTCCCCCTCCATTTTGCGCAGATGTGTTGGTATCGGAGCTTTAATTCTTGTTCCTGTGGGGTTTCCGTTCTCTTCGATCAAAACCACGTTATTAGAGTCGAAGCGTGGTGTCATTCGAGCGCCAGGCATCTTGTGACCCACTATGAGAGCTTTTTTCTTCTGTCCTTTGATGGCCAGTAAGACTCGGTCTCCCACTTTACCGATTCCATTCTTGGTGTATACGTGAATGACTTTTGGTGGACGGTGGTGATGGGCATTTCCAAGAGCGCTGTTGTCGACCACCCTCACACGTGTTAACTTCTGAATAGCGGCCACAGCTGCAGAGATGCTGCAGACAGATGATAATATGATGGGTTTTGTTAAGAACATGAAAGATCATTGAACTGTCAGTGCTACATGACAAGTCAacccatttaaataaattattttacattagttTTCTAAATTATTCATACATCACGTATGATGTGCTGATataatcactatatatatatcatagtAATTCTGAGAAACTGGGCCACTAATCATATATTCAtagcaaaacatttaaatgatcatgTGTGGTTACTTATAACTATTAGTTTAGGCATCACACTAGATATCAAAGC
This window of the Carassius gibelio isolate Cgi1373 ecotype wild population from Czech Republic chromosome B13, carGib1.2-hapl.c, whole genome shotgun sequence genome carries:
- the mrpl14 gene encoding 39S ribosomal protein L14, mitochondrial is translated as MALSLSGVILPKLMQQRAFSISAAVAAIQKLTRVRVVDNSALGNAHHHRPPKVIHVYTKNGIGKVGDRVLLAIKGQKKKALIVGHKMPGARMTPRFDSNNVVLIEENGNPTGTRIKAPIPTHLRKMEGEYSKLLAIAQRFV